A window of Candidatus Hydrogenedentota bacterium genomic DNA:
CATTGCCAGGCCGACGAACACCTCTTCCTGCTTGTGCTCCACGAATTGCGCCATCTCATCATGGGCCACACACAGCTCTTTCCACGCACGGGCGACGCGGAGAACATTGCGTTCGACGCGCTTATCAACGCGGCGCTGTGCCATGAACTGCCAAAGCCCGAGTATGTATGTTTCTTCGAATCCCTGAACGGCACTGGGACCACTGCCCAGCGGCTTCTCCGACCGCCCGAGAACTGGTGCGAGCTTCGCAACCTTACCGATGACCGCAAGGTAACCCCGCGCCTCATACCCGAGCTCTACGGGGGCTGCTCCATGTCCGTCAAAGAGAAGCGGCTGCTTTACCGGCTCTACTTCAAGGATCCCGCGAAGGTGAGCTTCCAGGAGATTGTTGATCTCTTGCGTTCTCAGAAAACGCCCCTGGAATTGCCCTGCCTTCTCGGGGATCACGGAGCCGCCTTTGGCGAGGGCGGCAATGTCGCCGATTCCGCGTCCCGGGGCTGGCAGGGAGACGAAGACGCCGATGCCTTGCGTGACGGAATCGTGAAACAGATACTCCGGGATATAGCCGACCGGATGAAGACATCCGGCAAGCTGGCTGGGTTAGGCGGGAATGCCTGCAACTTCCTCATGCCCGAAACCGTGAACCCCCGCCGCCAGTTTCTGGTCGCGCTGCGTCAATTCCTCATGAAAGCCGCCATTTTCAATGTCCACAATGCCGGGGGCTTCGCTTATCGCATCGTGAACCAGGCCATCGAATTCAACACGCCCGTGCCGGAGTGGCGCGACCGCCACGCTTGCGCCAAGGAAATATTGCTGGAATCTCCGCCACTCATGTTTCAGTCATCGGTTCAGCGGAACCGGCGGCGCTGGGAGCGTTCCTCCCAGGCGCACGTTTACCTCGACATCAGCGGCTCGATGGGCCGCGACCTGCCCTGGCTGGCAGCGGCCCTCGACCCCCTGGAAAAGCAGGGCAAGTGCCGCATCTTCGTGTTCAGCACCGTAGTCGATACTGTCCGCAGGGGAATGCTTCTGACCGGCAAGCACAAGAACACATACGGTACCGACATCGACTGCGTGCTCAGGCACGTCCTGGAACTGCCAAGGCACCTGGCCCCTTCCCGGGTTGTCGTGCTGACCGACGGATACACCCGCTGTCCGGAAGACCGTCTGGCCCGTGAATTCCAAAAACGACGCATGAAACTGTACGTCGGCCTTGTTGGTCACAGCTCTGGCACATACCTTGAACGCTATGCTACATTAATGACCACGTTGCCGGAGCCAAGGTAATGGTGGGGGCAAGCGGGCCATGAATCGCTCGCTTGCCGCCCGTTTTGCGCAAGACACCGGCCGAATGAAAGGAGTCATTAATCCGTGGACGATGTAATTGTTCTCGATCATACCGTGGAACTCTACGTGGCCACCCAGTGCATATGCGGACGGAAACTTCCCGAAGACCTCCGCGACACGGTCGCGAAAGACGTCAAGAAGCAGTTCAACAAGTGGTTTAACGCATCCTCGGTGCAGCACGGCGTTGAAGGGAGCTGGACGCTGCCGGACGGCACACTTGCCGAGGAGAATGTCGATATCGTCTATTCCAAGTGCGACCGCGAGACTCTGGAGAGCATTGCCGACGAGGTCAAGGGGTTTGCTGTCGCCGTAGCCGATCGCCTCAGCCAGGACCGCGTTTCCCTGGTTATTGACGGCACCATGCTCCTTTACCCCCGCTCCCGGACCGATGTGCCGTGCGTGCACGAAGCGAGGAAACTTGCGGAGCCCACGGAGCACGACCTTGCCGAAGCCGTCAGGGCGGCCAGTCCCGCCGCCAGAGTGGACCGGCTCAAGGCCATTCACGCGCTCGTACAACGCGACTGGAGCGAGGACAGCGGCCTTGAAGCCGCCCGCGACCTCTTCTGCGGCCTGCTTGGATACGAATACGCCGGAGGGCACCTGCCCTGCTACAAATGGCCCGACAAGCTCTCCGGCCATATCGCGGGGCCGCCCATGATTCTCGCCGATGCCAATGGGTTCAAGGTGGTATATCTGCAGCTCAGCCGGGAGAAACTGCTCCGGGTTCCCGAACGCGAGGTCATTGCGCGGATTCTTCACGACGATCCGTCCTTTCGCGGCGTCTTCGTCGTCTCGGACAAGGCCCGAAAACAGTGGGAGCTGGTCAACGCCAAGGTTTCCAGTGAGTCCGTGCGGGGGCTCATCCTCCGGCGACTGCAGATCGGCGTCGCCGACGGCGGACGCACCACCACCGAACGCCTGGCCATCCTCGATATTACCGGCGAAGACAAACTGGATGCCGCCGCGATCCAGCAGCGCCATGACAATGCCTTCGACGTCGAAGCGGTCACAAAGGGGTTCTACAAAGACTATGTCGCGGTGTTCGAGCAGGTCGAAGCGCTGCTCCCCAAAGAACTCGATGCCGAGAACCGGCGGAGATTTGCCCAGACCCTGTTCAACCGCCTCATGTTTCTCCGGTTCGTCGAACGCAAAGGCTGGATGGAATTCGGCGGCCGAGTTAGGTATGACTACCTGCACGCGCTCTATAAAGCCGGACAGAACGAGAAGAAATCGTTCTACCGAAACCGGCTGCGCCGCCTTTTCTTCGAGGGACTCTCCAAAGAGAAGGACCAGCCTGCCGACGTCATCGGCAAGGTTCCCTTCCTCAACGGCGGCCTTTTCGAGGAAACGCCGCTCGACAAGAAGGTGAAGAATGTCCCCGAAGAGGCGTTTGAACCCCTGATCGGCGCAAACGGCCTGCTCTACCGCTACAATTTCACCGTCACGGAATCCACGCCCGTTGACGTCGAGGTCGCGGTCGATCCCGAAATGCTCGGGAGAGTGTTCGAAGGGCTGGTAAACGCCAGACACGAGAGCGGCTCCTACTACACGCCCCGGCCTATCGTGGCCTTCATGTGCCGCGAAGCACTGAAAGGCTACCTTCTCGACAAGACCGATTGCCCGCCCGACGCGGTCTCGAGCCTCGTGGATGAGCACGACGTCAAGGGAATCACGCCGGTCGCCGCCGGCCAGGTCGTTGACGCCCTCGAACACCTCAAAGCCGTTGACCCCGCCTGCGGCTCCGGCGCCTACCTGCTCGGGCTGCTGCAGGAAATGATCAGCCTATACCAACTCCTGTTCCGCGAGGAACTCGTCACGGATCCCCGCTCGCTTTACGACCTTAAACTCCACGTTATCAGCCACAACCTCTACGGCGTTGACATCGACCCGCTGGCCGTGAATATCGCCATGCTACGCCTCTGGCTCTCGCTCATCGTGGAATTCGAGGGCGGCAATCCGCCTTCCCTGCCCAACCTCGATTTCAAAATCGAGTGCGGTGACTCTCTGCTCGGGCCCGACCCGCAAATTACCGACCTCTTCCTGGTCCAGTTCTTCGAAGCTCAGGCAGCCGGCCTTCAAAAACTGAAAGACAAGTACATGAAGGCCCACGGCGAAAACAAAGAAGTTCTCCGTCAGTCCATCCAGAAGCAGCAGAACCGCATCGAAAAACAGCTCGCCCCGGCCCGGCAGGGCGCCATGCATTGGTGTCTCCAGTTCGCCGAAGTCTTCGGGGAACGACGCGGGTTCGACATCGTCCTGGCAAATCCGCCATACGTCAGACAGGAGCTCATCAGCGCAATCAAACCGCAGTTGAAGGAGACATACCCCAAGATATATGCGGGAACGGCGGACCTCTACTGCTACTTCTACGCCCGGGCTATCGAACTGCTTCGAGATAAAGGCATGCTCGTCTTCATCTCTTCAAACAAATGGTTCCGGGCCGGGTATGGCGAGAATCTGCGGCAACACATTGCCGACAGCTGCAATGTCCTAAGCATTACCGACTTCGGCGATCTTCCGGTTTTTGAAAGTGCTACAGCCTATCCAATGATCTTCGTAGCCAAAAAGAAGACCGGGAATGAAGAGGAGGACGCTGCAAGGGCAAGTCTAGAGCCTACGCGCTTTACGCGTGTAGAGTCCCTTAACCCGCCTTATCCGGATGTCTTGGCGATAATTCGAACGGAAGGCGATGCAATTCCTGAAGATGCTTTGAGGGGAAAGAACTGGACAATAGCCAAGGGTAAAACGGCTGCACGTCTTGCCCAAATGGAGCAGACAGGCGTGCGCTTGTCGGAGTATGTGGATAATCAGATTTACTACGGTATCAAGACTGGCTTCAACAAGGCGTTTATCATTGACGGTGTCAAGCGCGCCGAACTGATCGCTGAAGATCCCGGGAGCGCCGACCTCATCAAGCCGCTGGCACTTGGCAAAGACATACGCAAGTGGCGTATCGAACAGAAGGATCGGTGGCTCATATTCACTCGCCACGGCACTAGCATTGACGAATACCCGGCCGTCAAGCGACATCTCATGCGCTGGCGTGAGAATCTGGAACCACGCCCTCGGGACTGGCCCAGCGGCGAAGAATGGAATGGCCGCAAGCCAGGCCCATACAAATGGTACGAAATACAAGACAATGTCGCATACTATCAAGAATTTGACAGGCTGAAGATTGTCTATCCCGTCATTGGAAAAGGGCCTTGTTTTGCCTTCGATGACTCTGGCGCGTGTACAAATGACAAGGCGTTCATAATACCTGTAGACGATCTTTTCCTGCTGGGAGTTCTTAATAGTTCTCCATTCTGGGAAATGATAAGGAACATGTGCTCTCCCCTCCGGGGCGGTTTTTGGGAGTTACGCTCCGTGCATTTAGGAGAGATGCCGATCCCCATTCCTGAGCCTAGGCGCAAGAAAAGGGTTGAGCTCCTTGTCAGGAAATGCCTCGAGTCGCGCGAGAAAAGCAAAGCTGACTTGGAGCAGGAAATAGACGAGATAGTCGCGGGTCTGTATGGGCTGTAGGGAGGCGTCGGGGGAAGTTGCTCTGAACGATATACAAGAGGCGTATGTTGGCGCGCGAAGGTGCCCCTTTGAACGGTTGACGGCTCCGAGAACCATCCAGTCTGGGAAGAGCGGGAGAGCGCACGATAATCTTGTAGGCTCGCAGCTAACAGTAGGGGAATACACGAGATGGAGCGACGGATCCGAGGAGCCTTGGAGACACGTCCACGAACCGAATCCATTAAGAAGGTGTTCTGGGAATTATTGGGGTTCGATCCTGTTCGGGACAGCCTCGGCCCGCTCTTCCTGGGCCATTCTGACGTAACGGATGTAGAAGTCTTCGGGGCGTTGGAGGATTTTCCGCTTGTCCTTGTGACGTTTGATGGCCTCAGCCATTGGGGGCCTGCGCAGGTACACGACGCCTGGATGAAGGTCAGGAAGACATGGCCGTCCTGCCTGGTTCTCGGGACGGATTCGGCGCGGGCCGACTGGGTCCTTGCATACCAGGAGCCTGGCAAGACTAAAGTTATCCTGCTGCCCATTTTCAAGGACAAAGACTATAGTGCCCAGTCCTTAGGGCGGATCGCCTTCGCACTTGACCTGTCGACATCCGCGAACGCCATCGATATTGAGAAGGCGCTGGCAGGAGCGCTCAATTGGCGGCGTTGCGATGCGCTGGTAGACCAATGGGTTGAGGAGCATAGCGGGCCGTCGCAGCCCGCCCTGTCACTCTGGATGGAGACCATGCGCGCGTGGCCACTATTCACTGAAGAACAGGAGAGAGAAGTCTTCGAGAAATTGGCAGGATTGTGGCCGATGGACGACCGTGACGGTCAATTGTGCCCCTTCGGCCGGGCGCGGCCCTATTTCGAGGAATGCGTGCTCAGGAATCTTCGCCTCGTCGCCTGGCTCGCCCACAAGTACAAATGGGCTTGCCAATCCGCCAATCAACTGCTGGATACGCTGCAGGAAGGCACGATTGGCCTTATGCGCGCGGTACAGCGCTTCGATATCGCGAGGGACGTCAAGTTTTCAACGTTTGCATATTACTGGACTCGCCAGACGATAACCCGGTACTTGCATGAAACCTTCGGAACGATACGAGTGCCCGTGCATGTCCATGAACAGTTAACGCGGATGAAGCGCGTAGAAAGGGACTTGTCTCAGAATGGGATGCCCTTTCCTCAAATGGAAGACATCGCCAATGCTATGGGGATGCCGCTGGATCGTTTCAGGGACCTGCTTTCCGTACCGCGTTACCGCCTTGCGTTTCAAGACAACTGCAAAGTAAGCTCCCGCACGCATCCCCAAGTTCCTGACGGTGCTTTTGGCAATACGCAGAGTTATATTGCCATGATTCTGGTGAGAGCGACTGTGGACGAGGCCCTTTCGGCCCTGCCGCCCAAGGAGGCAGAGATCATCCGCCTGCGTTTTGGACTTGACGGTGATGCTCCCAAAACTCTGCAAGAGGTCGGTAACTTGCTGGGCTTGACCCGTGAACGCATTCGCCAAGTAGAGAAACAGGCTCTGGAAAGATTGAGCAAACCACCCCTGAAAGCGCTCCTTAGACCGTGTTGCGAAGAAGTCCTGAATTTCGATTCGCCCTTCTTCGCCGGACTCAACTAGGAAGAGGAAGTTACGAGCTGCCATGCCACACGACATCATAGACAACCGGAAAGAGAAGCTGGTGGAGCACATCAACCAGATTCTGGGCACGACGGAGTCCGCGAAGTTCGCGGTGGGGTATTTCTTCCTGTCGGGGTTGGAGGCGATCCAGGAGAACCTGGCCAAGGTGAAACAGCTGCGGCTGCTCATTGGCAACACGTCGAGCAAGGAGACGATAGAGCAGATCAGCGAAGGGTACAAGCGGCTGGAGCTGGTGCAGACAGCCGAGGAGAAGGAGCGGTACCTCAAGCGCACGGAGAAGAAGCACCGGGCCGACGAAACCGCCGGCAACCTGCGCCAGACGATCGCGATGATGGACCAGACGGACGGCGGCGAGAGCCTCGTCAGGACCCTCATCCAGCTTATCGAGGAGAAGCGGCTGGATGTGCGGGTGTATACGAAGGGGCGGCTTCACGCCAAGGCGTACATCTTCGACTATCCGTCGGAGGGGCATTACGAGACCGGGATCGCCGTGATTGGCTCGTCCAACCTGACATTGTCGGGATTGACGCACAACACCGAACTCAACGTCGTGGTGCACGGCAACGAGAACCACGCCCGGCTGACCGAATGGTTTGACGGCCTGTGGGAGGAG
This region includes:
- a CDS encoding Eco57I restriction-modification methylase domain-containing protein → MDDVIVLDHTVELYVATQCICGRKLPEDLRDTVAKDVKKQFNKWFNASSVQHGVEGSWTLPDGTLAEENVDIVYSKCDRETLESIADEVKGFAVAVADRLSQDRVSLVIDGTMLLYPRSRTDVPCVHEARKLAEPTEHDLAEAVRAASPAARVDRLKAIHALVQRDWSEDSGLEAARDLFCGLLGYEYAGGHLPCYKWPDKLSGHIAGPPMILADANGFKVVYLQLSREKLLRVPEREVIARILHDDPSFRGVFVVSDKARKQWELVNAKVSSESVRGLILRRLQIGVADGGRTTTERLAILDITGEDKLDAAAIQQRHDNAFDVEAVTKGFYKDYVAVFEQVEALLPKELDAENRRRFAQTLFNRLMFLRFVERKGWMEFGGRVRYDYLHALYKAGQNEKKSFYRNRLRRLFFEGLSKEKDQPADVIGKVPFLNGGLFEETPLDKKVKNVPEEAFEPLIGANGLLYRYNFTVTESTPVDVEVAVDPEMLGRVFEGLVNARHESGSYYTPRPIVAFMCREALKGYLLDKTDCPPDAVSSLVDEHDVKGITPVAAGQVVDALEHLKAVDPACGSGAYLLGLLQEMISLYQLLFREELVTDPRSLYDLKLHVISHNLYGVDIDPLAVNIAMLRLWLSLIVEFEGGNPPSLPNLDFKIECGDSLLGPDPQITDLFLVQFFEAQAAGLQKLKDKYMKAHGENKEVLRQSIQKQQNRIEKQLAPARQGAMHWCLQFAEVFGERRGFDIVLANPPYVRQELISAIKPQLKETYPKIYAGTADLYCYFYARAIELLRDKGMLVFISSNKWFRAGYGENLRQHIADSCNVLSITDFGDLPVFESATAYPMIFVAKKKTGNEEEDAARASLEPTRFTRVESLNPPYPDVLAIIRTEGDAIPEDALRGKNWTIAKGKTAARLAQMEQTGVRLSEYVDNQIYYGIKTGFNKAFIIDGVKRAELIAEDPGSADLIKPLALGKDIRKWRIEQKDRWLIFTRHGTSIDEYPAVKRHLMRWRENLEPRPRDWPSGEEWNGRKPGPYKWYEIQDNVAYYQEFDRLKIVYPVIGKGPCFAFDDSGACTNDKAFIIPVDDLFLLGVLNSSPFWEMIRNMCSPLRGGFWELRSVHLGEMPIPIPEPRRKKRVELLVRKCLESREKSKADLEQEIDEIVAGLYGL
- a CDS encoding RNA polymerase sigma factor RpoD/SigA, whose amino-acid sequence is METRPRTESIKKVFWELLGFDPVRDSLGPLFLGHSDVTDVEVFGALEDFPLVLVTFDGLSHWGPAQVHDAWMKVRKTWPSCLVLGTDSARADWVLAYQEPGKTKVILLPIFKDKDYSAQSLGRIAFALDLSTSANAIDIEKALAGALNWRRCDALVDQWVEEHSGPSQPALSLWMETMRAWPLFTEEQEREVFEKLAGLWPMDDRDGQLCPFGRARPYFEECVLRNLRLVAWLAHKYKWACQSANQLLDTLQEGTIGLMRAVQRFDIARDVKFSTFAYYWTRQTITRYLHETFGTIRVPVHVHEQLTRMKRVERDLSQNGMPFPQMEDIANAMGMPLDRFRDLLSVPRYRLAFQDNCKVSSRTHPQVPDGAFGNTQSYIAMILVRATVDEALSALPPKEAEIIRLRFGLDGDAPKTLQEVGNLLGLTRERIRQVEKQALERLSKPPLKALLRPCCEEVLNFDSPFFAGLN
- a CDS encoding vWA domain-containing protein, which gives rise to MIPTVEKEKNLRERILSVLPAGTYAMHRFLDLVDVRVDEVCPTACVETGPQPRLHLNAAFVETHCQADEHLFLLVLHELRHLIMGHTQLFPRTGDAENIAFDALINAALCHELPKPEYVCFFESLNGTGTTAQRLLRPPENWCELRNLTDDRKVTPRLIPELYGGCSMSVKEKRLLYRLYFKDPAKVSFQEIVDLLRSQKTPLELPCLLGDHGAAFGEGGNVADSASRGWQGDEDADALRDGIVKQILRDIADRMKTSGKLAGLGGNACNFLMPETVNPRRQFLVALRQFLMKAAIFNVHNAGGFAYRIVNQAIEFNTPVPEWRDRHACAKEILLESPPLMFQSSVQRNRRRWERSSQAHVYLDISGSMGRDLPWLAAALDPLEKQGKCRIFVFSTVVDTVRRGMLLTGKHKNTYGTDIDCVLRHVLELPRHLAPSRVVVLTDGYTRCPEDRLAREFQKRRMKLYVGLVGHSSGTYLERYATLMTTLPEPR